From a single Deltaproteobacteria bacterium IMCC39524 genomic region:
- a CDS encoding polysulfide reductase, whose protein sequence is MKSLIGWGAKPVDSHVNEKTDQQWSLFRKLMLGLTPGQYLGQALRNPFNWILGIIFAIGLPLIAYRFIFGLSVVTHGSNDYPWGLFLGFGLFAMVPLSASGFMLGTAVEIFGRHDFEPIERLALLNGLLGYLFAVIYLLVDLGQPWRLPYPMVVSFGPAAVLFLVAWHVATYLSVQVAEVSVSFFEWIGWLGGKRFIRRIALGLTVSGIILSTLHQGALGALFNYAPGKVHPLWYSASFQWIHFFCSSIPAGLCMVIAVSTVVKKTMAWRCDDNFKDNLDRCTLGLAKGASLALITYLAIKMIGVAHDNEWGYLATGWGAWFLFEMVVGVILPIILFAYAVRHQAVNLARVGAFVTIFGIVLNRLNTALIAFNWQLYQEVPHIFEVIIAVTIFAIYVVVYRFILYRLPIIFSWKEQPQEALAAQAARPAPIKTSTAPIGAMYRKID, encoded by the coding sequence ATGAAAAGCCTGATCGGGTGGGGTGCGAAACCGGTTGATTCCCACGTCAACGAAAAAACCGACCAACAATGGTCATTGTTCCGTAAATTAATGCTCGGTCTGACTCCAGGCCAATATCTTGGTCAGGCTCTGCGTAATCCCTTCAATTGGATCCTGGGGATTATCTTCGCCATCGGTCTGCCGCTGATCGCCTATCGATTTATCTTTGGGCTCAGCGTCGTAACCCACGGCTCCAATGATTACCCCTGGGGACTCTTTCTCGGCTTCGGGCTCTTTGCCATGGTGCCCCTCTCGGCTTCCGGCTTCATGCTGGGCACGGCGGTGGAAATCTTCGGCCGCCACGACTTCGAGCCGATTGAGAGACTGGCCCTGCTTAACGGGCTGCTCGGTTACCTCTTTGCCGTTATCTACCTGCTGGTCGATCTCGGCCAACCCTGGAGGCTGCCTTACCCGATGGTGGTCTCCTTCGGCCCGGCGGCCGTCCTTTTTCTGGTTGCCTGGCATGTCGCCACCTACCTCTCTGTGCAGGTCGCTGAAGTTTCCGTCTCATTCTTCGAGTGGATCGGTTGGTTGGGCGGCAAGCGCTTTATCCGACGCATAGCGCTCGGCCTGACCGTCTCAGGGATCATCCTTTCAACTCTGCATCAAGGTGCTCTGGGGGCGCTCTTTAACTACGCACCGGGCAAAGTCCACCCGCTCTGGTATTCGGCGTCGTTCCAGTGGATTCATTTTTTCTGTTCGTCGATTCCGGCAGGGCTCTGCATGGTGATAGCAGTCAGCACCGTGGTCAAGAAGACCATGGCTTGGCGCTGTGATGACAATTTTAAAGACAATCTGGACCGCTGCACCCTCGGTCTGGCCAAAGGTGCAAGCCTGGCCCTGATCACTTACCTGGCGATCAAGATGATCGGTGTCGCCCATGATAACGAATGGGGCTACCTGGCAACCGGTTGGGGGGCCTGGTTCCTGTTCGAGATGGTCGTGGGCGTTATCCTGCCGATTATCCTGTTTGCCTATGCTGTTCGCCATCAGGCGGTCAACCTGGCCAGGGTGGGAGCTTTTGTGACGATCTTCGGGATTGTCCTCAACCGTCTGAATACGGCACTGATTGCCTTTAACTGGCAGCTTTATCAGGAAGTACCGCATATCTTTGAAGTGATTATCGCCGTGACGATTTTTGCGATCTACGTTGTGGTCTATCGTTTCATCCTCTACCGTCTGCCGATTATTTTTTCATGGAAAGAGCAACCACAAGAAGCTCTTGCCGCTCAGGCGGCAAGGCCGGCACCGATAAAAACTTCAACGGCTCCGATTGGGGCCATGTACCGCAAGATAGATTAA
- a CDS encoding 4Fe-4S dicluster domain-containing protein has product MSGISRRRFLAASLAGCAATTLAGPKKALAAGSFEGYPDGMGVLVDLTRCIGCRSCEAACNKEQNLPAPDRPFDDKSVFDETFHGGKQKRRPDENAYTVVNRYSPDDSDRPLYRKVQCNHCNEPACLSSCFVNAYTKTKEGAVVYNSKVCVGCRNCMVACPFNIPGYSYSSAFDPVVKKCIFCHETRLKKGLPPACVDVCPQEALTFGKRKDLIKIGHQRIQTHPGRYLDHLYGEKELGGTSWMYLSPVAFDEVGFDPNPGNEPIINNVKDFLGTVPMVLAIWPAMFTGFHLLAKKKEHDEHNHDVEKQHDEEGGDQ; this is encoded by the coding sequence ATGAGTGGAATCAGTCGACGGAGATTTCTTGCTGCGAGCCTGGCAGGATGTGCCGCCACAACCCTGGCCGGCCCGAAAAAGGCCCTGGCGGCCGGATCCTTTGAAGGTTATCCCGATGGTATGGGGGTGCTGGTGGATCTGACCCGTTGCATCGGATGCCGCAGTTGCGAGGCGGCCTGCAACAAAGAGCAGAACCTGCCTGCTCCTGACCGGCCATTCGATGACAAGTCGGTCTTTGATGAAACCTTCCACGGCGGCAAGCAGAAGCGCAGACCCGATGAGAACGCCTACACCGTGGTCAATCGCTACAGCCCAGATGACAGTGATCGTCCCCTCTATCGCAAGGTGCAATGCAACCATTGCAACGAGCCCGCCTGTTTGAGTTCCTGTTTTGTCAACGCCTACACCAAGACCAAGGAAGGTGCAGTGGTCTACAACTCTAAGGTCTGTGTCGGCTGTCGCAACTGCATGGTCGCCTGCCCGTTCAATATCCCGGGATACAGCTATTCCAGCGCTTTTGATCCGGTTGTCAAAAAATGCATCTTCTGCCACGAAACCAGGCTGAAGAAGGGTTTGCCTCCGGCATGCGTCGATGTTTGTCCCCAGGAGGCCCTGACCTTTGGTAAACGCAAAGATCTGATCAAGATTGGTCACCAACGCATCCAGACTCATCCCGGTCGCTACCTTGACCATCTTTACGGCGAAAAGGAGCTGGGCGGAACCAGCTGGATGTACCTGTCGCCGGTCGCTTTTGACGAGGTCGGTTTTGACCCGAACCCGGGCAATGAACCGATCATCAATAATGTTAAGGATTTCCTCGGTACAGTACCGATGGTCTTGGCGATCTGGCCGGCAATGTTTACCGGTTTCCATCTTCTGGCAAAGAAGAAAGAGCACGACGAACACAATCACGACGTCGAGAAGCAGCATGACGAGGAAGGAGGCGACCAATGA
- a CDS encoding cytochrome c3 family protein, giving the protein MSAKQILITLMMVLAFFAASSLLLAAEMPEQVSLDSMVALFDGVEFDHAMHTDLGEDCSACHHHTTGTGTIDERCVRCHADSNEVASVGCRECHLANPFSAENINKEALDRYQFHIDTPGLKAAYHWNCVGCHEEMDGPTDCQDCHARTPDGDDFYHHDAKALSAAGKSGH; this is encoded by the coding sequence ATGAGCGCTAAGCAGATCTTGATTACCTTGATGATGGTGTTGGCTTTCTTTGCGGCGAGTTCATTGCTGCTCGCCGCTGAAATGCCGGAGCAGGTGTCCCTTGACTCCATGGTCGCTTTGTTTGATGGCGTTGAGTTTGATCACGCCATGCATACCGACCTGGGTGAGGATTGCTCAGCCTGTCACCACCACACCACTGGGACCGGCACAATTGATGAGCGTTGTGTGCGTTGTCACGCCGACAGCAATGAAGTTGCCTCGGTCGGCTGCCGTGAATGCCACCTAGCCAACCCGTTCTCAGCCGAAAATATCAACAAGGAAGCGCTTGATCGCTACCAGTTCCATATTGATACCCCGGGACTTAAAGCAGCCTATCACTGGAACTGCGTTGGTTGTCATGAAGAGATGGATGGACCGACGGATTGTCAGGATTGCCACGCCAGAACACCGGACGGAGACGACTTCTATCATCATGATGCGAAGGCTCTCTCGGCGGCGGGAAAGAGCGGTCACTGA
- a CDS encoding response regulator — MPGLLIADEDVFSRKRMADLFINAGYQVTVTNTAAGVLYGILKKTAQVVLISTRFDELLATELIPILKKCNRNLTIILVASELPLALIRKARNEGIFYHALKPVRPGDEEELREAVKCAFEKVTHGPEGEWLQ; from the coding sequence ATGCCCGGACTACTCATCGCAGACGAAGACGTCTTCTCCAGGAAGCGTATGGCGGATCTGTTCATTAATGCCGGTTACCAGGTCACAGTGACCAACACGGCAGCTGGGGTCCTCTACGGAATTCTCAAGAAGACCGCCCAGGTTGTTCTTATCAGCACCAGGTTTGACGAACTGCTGGCAACAGAATTGATTCCGATTCTGAAGAAATGCAATCGCAACCTGACAATTATTTTGGTGGCCAGCGAATTACCGCTGGCCCTGATACGTAAGGCACGTAATGAAGGAATTTTTTACCATGCCCTCAAACCGGTTCGTCCCGGTGACGAAGAGGAGTTGCGGGAAGCCGTCAAATGCGCGTTTGAAAAAGTGACGCATGGTCCTGAAGGTGAATGGTTGCAATGA
- a CDS encoding sigma-54 dependent transcriptional regulator, with product MKKGIERILVADDDAVIREGLRRILTAEGYEVEVVSNGRTALDRLDEENFKLLITDLKMPGMSGLEVLQAIRVCQPELPVVLITGYAAIDNAVEAMKNGATDYLSKPFGNDEIISKVKHAMESRAVLIDDICLWREMNKNHGFDQLLGDSREMKRLYQRIMQVAPTDSTVMISGESGTGKELVARAIHTHSSRCSQPFVAIDCTALAETLLESELFGHVKGSFTGAIQTKRGLFEVAEGGTLLLDEVGNISLSTQAKLLRVLQERVVMPIGGTTPIKIDIRLVAATNANLRDMVAQGTFRDDLFFRLNIIPIEIPPLRERKGDLMLLASQFLKRFAEENGKEIRGFSPDVIEQLESYGFPGNVRELENLIERAVVLSQSDLLQRQDLGLPGDGHRPVAVADDAVPLDANELKARKQLLREEAVVPLERAFLLSALDRNDWNITRAAQEVGMQRPNFQAMLKKQGISARMRVVE from the coding sequence ATGAAAAAGGGAATAGAACGGATTCTGGTAGCAGATGATGACGCTGTTATTCGGGAGGGTTTGCGGCGCATACTTACTGCTGAAGGCTACGAGGTCGAAGTTGTCAGTAACGGACGCACCGCACTGGATCGTCTGGATGAGGAGAACTTCAAGTTGCTGATAACAGATTTGAAGATGCCGGGGATGAGTGGCCTGGAAGTACTGCAGGCGATACGGGTCTGCCAGCCGGAGCTGCCGGTGGTTCTGATTACCGGGTATGCAGCGATCGATAATGCTGTTGAGGCCATGAAGAATGGAGCGACCGACTACCTCTCCAAGCCTTTCGGCAATGATGAAATTATCAGCAAGGTCAAGCACGCTATGGAATCAAGGGCCGTGCTCATCGATGATATCTGCCTGTGGAGGGAAATGAACAAGAACCATGGTTTTGATCAACTGCTTGGTGACAGTCGCGAGATGAAACGACTTTATCAGCGTATCATGCAGGTGGCCCCCACAGACAGCACAGTCATGATCAGCGGCGAAAGCGGTACGGGTAAAGAGCTGGTCGCACGGGCTATTCACACTCACAGCTCACGGTGTTCACAGCCTTTTGTGGCCATAGATTGTACTGCCTTGGCAGAAACCTTGTTGGAAAGTGAACTGTTTGGTCACGTCAAAGGTTCTTTTACCGGCGCTATCCAGACCAAGCGTGGGTTGTTCGAGGTTGCAGAAGGTGGGACCCTGCTCCTTGATGAGGTCGGCAATATCAGCCTATCGACCCAGGCAAAATTGTTGCGGGTGTTACAAGAGCGCGTTGTGATGCCCATCGGCGGGACCACGCCAATTAAAATAGATATCCGTCTGGTTGCAGCGACCAACGCCAATTTGCGGGACATGGTCGCGCAGGGGACTTTCCGTGACGATCTTTTCTTCCGACTTAACATCATCCCGATCGAGATCCCTCCCCTGCGCGAACGCAAAGGTGATCTGATGCTTCTAGCGAGCCAATTTCTCAAGCGTTTTGCAGAGGAGAATGGCAAAGAAATAAGAGGTTTCAGTCCCGACGTGATTGAACAACTCGAGAGCTATGGTTTCCCCGGCAATGTACGCGAACTGGAAAATCTAATTGAGCGCGCAGTGGTCCTTTCTCAGTCAGATCTTCTGCAGCGCCAAGACCTGGGGTTACCGGGGGATGGGCATCGCCCGGTTGCAGTCGCTGATGATGCGGTGCCACTCGATGCCAATGAGCTGAAAGCCCGCAAGCAGTTGCTCAGGGAGGAGGCCGTCGTGCCCTTGGAGCGGGCCTTTTTACTCAGTGCCCTTGACCGCAATGACTGGAATATCACCAGGGCGGCGCAAGAGGTCGGCATGCAGAGACCAAACTTCCAGGCCATGCTGAAAAAGCAGGGTATCAGTGCCCGTATGCGGGTGGTTGAGTAG
- a CDS encoding ATP-binding protein gives MMVFRAFSKSLISKYILRTGVVLLVTISLFAFFNISTLKELFLQDAKDDIETVSEIILHTTHFQMLKDNRNQVYEMINEVCSHEKIDRVRLFSTAGHVHFSTLEGEIGKGMEEINTPCEECNSEVFLPDSHPLGNSRRLFHNARGEEILSVTTEIRNKPSCYTASCHVHPPDVKILGFLEVQGSLANIGVQASSYRNSIATFGVTLLLLVIICLSWLTQSMVVNPVHDLLLHAQKVSNMELDSRLSLKSNDEIGELSEAFNFMTLKLKETRDEYRELTETLEAKVIERTEQIANVSDQLVRSEKLASLGQLVAGIAHEINNPLAGILMFANLFADDKRLDEAQREDALTIVHETNRCADIVKRLLDFSCTSIPDKRLRSLPDIMERTLALVSHHASVNDVDIVRHYGVNLPVIEVDPTQMEQVFINLLVNACQAMPLGGRMTIIMRTDLKRDRLITTIEDTGQGIAEQNLGRIFDPFFTTKNQDLNGVAGTGLGLSVSYGIVENHGGQILVQSSVGQGTVFTVELPISSLLRTDDGDLLSEDKALLA, from the coding sequence ATGATGGTGTTCAGGGCTTTCAGCAAAAGTCTGATCAGCAAGTATATCCTCAGGACCGGCGTCGTACTGCTGGTCACCATTTCGCTCTTTGCCTTTTTTAATATCAGCACCCTTAAAGAGCTTTTTCTGCAGGACGCCAAGGATGATATTGAGACTGTCAGCGAAATCATCTTGCACACCACGCACTTCCAAATGCTGAAAGATAATCGTAACCAGGTTTACGAAATGATCAATGAGGTCTGCTCGCATGAAAAAATAGACCGTGTCCGCCTCTTCAGCACCGCAGGGCATGTACACTTTTCTACCCTCGAAGGTGAAATAGGCAAGGGCATGGAAGAGATCAATACTCCCTGCGAGGAATGTAACAGTGAGGTATTTTTACCTGATAGCCATCCCCTGGGAAACAGCCGGAGACTCTTCCATAATGCCCGGGGCGAAGAGATTCTAAGCGTTACGACCGAGATTCGTAACAAGCCCAGTTGCTATACGGCGTCCTGTCATGTTCATCCACCAGATGTCAAAATTCTTGGTTTTCTCGAGGTTCAAGGCTCTTTGGCCAACATCGGGGTGCAGGCCAGTTCTTATCGCAACAGCATTGCAACCTTTGGCGTGACCCTCTTGCTGCTGGTGATTATTTGTCTGAGCTGGTTGACGCAGAGCATGGTTGTAAATCCCGTACATGATCTTTTGCTGCACGCTCAAAAGGTCTCGAACATGGAACTCGACAGTCGGTTGTCGTTGAAATCAAACGATGAAATCGGTGAACTCTCAGAAGCCTTTAACTTCATGACGCTGAAGTTAAAGGAAACACGCGACGAGTACCGAGAACTGACAGAAACCCTTGAGGCCAAGGTCATTGAGAGGACGGAACAGATCGCCAATGTCAGCGATCAGCTGGTTCGCTCGGAAAAGCTGGCTTCACTCGGTCAGCTGGTTGCCGGTATTGCCCATGAGATCAATAATCCACTGGCAGGCATCTTGATGTTCGCCAATCTCTTTGCTGATGATAAAAGGCTTGATGAAGCACAACGCGAGGATGCCCTGACAATAGTGCACGAGACCAACCGCTGCGCCGATATCGTTAAACGGCTGTTGGATTTTTCCTGCACCTCCATACCCGATAAGCGGCTCAGGTCCCTGCCCGATATCATGGAAAGGACCCTGGCCCTGGTCAGCCATCATGCCAGCGTCAACGATGTCGATATCGTCCGTCATTATGGCGTTAACCTGCCGGTGATTGAAGTGGATCCAACGCAAATGGAGCAGGTGTTTATCAATCTTCTGGTCAATGCCTGTCAAGCCATGCCCCTCGGCGGGCGCATGACGATCATTATGCGGACCGATCTAAAGCGCGACCGCCTGATTACGACAATAGAAGATACTGGCCAAGGTATCGCCGAACAGAATCTGGGAAGAATTTTTGACCCATTCTTCACCACAAAAAACCAGGACCTTAATGGTGTCGCCGGGACGGGGCTCGGTTTGTCGGTTTCCTACGGCATTGTTGAAAACCATGGTGGACAGATACTGGTCCAAAGTTCCGTTGGCCAGGGTACAGTTTTCACGGTTGAATTGCCGATCTCTTCGCTGCTGCGCACCGATGACGGTGATTTATTGTCTGAAGATAAAGCGTTGCTTGCATAG
- a CDS encoding GPMC system transcriptional regulator has translation MNNSARVAENLQKIRNHGKENLADILHEIGEAVPLITGKSRFRLYLEDLTGGILSCVLTTGRSRQSVRDYVFSLTDENYLVSRVYIEQQDAEFDDRQRLPPQARQLAEDFGLMASTQLPLVHKARSIGVVCVDSTRTGRTLNEAGRQDLLEFFASVVPVLDQARKYHQQIIVARMIDSSKKKEAARTMVRSAVKLIDKLSLASVLVPSRIGAADDGRGLQVLASYAQDKEIQRLYEDEKLIDLNSGKSLLSQYINEEGVITDETLLRPLYLPSLKAQSLQKRYLTEQIGLTSLYVVPRYDGRTRRITCLVNYFTREPYRFSDFERGLLEAHAEMAERVIQEIGDEHMEIQVLSEINDLLQEHFEGTQPFLNRVLAKATELIGADTGSIALVQERESNDWLIVEEEDGTLVGAKSKEWLKKNIPVMPIGGLELSRAERSLTGYVASTRKPMIVDDSSLEMVRDGFYRQVTQDIRSEIAVPVTVEEKVLAVVCLSSLTSHYFTDEHQRILQIIVQMIARHLAGLLQIERLTSEVHRLQSDVTYRDPKISSYRLGNVIGNSSKAGEIVSTIETITPPLYRRILMWQRADLREAVLGLPTVLITGDTGSGKEFLFNNLYSRLNEMHRAGSASAKELPVTKTNIAAYSGELTYSELFGHKRGAFTGAHADRYGIIEEASGGVVFLDEIGDADPKTQVQLLRFLDNGGFVRLGDNQTRFARVLLVAATNQDLPRLIAEGRFRADLYHRLSELTIAVPSLNQRREDIPDLAVHFLGQLYRIYRLADEPVDRVPTISAEAQGLLTTHDYTGNIRELRSILLRALLFRQGPIITGEDLRKALASGHQPVVSDDTEQDPVRRIQRALQEGDGDFWSLVHRPFIDNQLTRDTVCALVEATRRDGARNMPDIAAALRACEAHSRNGDEQRRFYKFKNFLYKTVKI, from the coding sequence ATGAACAACTCGGCACGTGTCGCAGAGAATTTGCAGAAGATCAGAAATCACGGCAAAGAAAACCTTGCAGATATTCTGCATGAAATTGGTGAAGCGGTCCCCCTGATTACTGGCAAATCGCGTTTTCGTCTCTACCTGGAAGATTTGACCGGAGGTATCCTGAGCTGCGTGCTGACTACCGGGCGTAGCCGGCAGTCAGTTCGCGATTATGTCTTCTCCCTCACCGATGAAAACTACCTGGTTTCCCGGGTCTATATTGAGCAACAGGATGCCGAGTTTGACGATCGGCAACGTTTACCGCCTCAGGCACGACAGCTCGCTGAAGATTTTGGGCTCATGGCTTCAACGCAGTTGCCGTTGGTGCACAAGGCACGCTCTATCGGTGTCGTCTGTGTAGATAGTACCCGAACCGGCCGCACGTTGAATGAGGCCGGCCGCCAGGATTTGCTGGAGTTCTTTGCTTCTGTGGTTCCTGTTCTCGATCAGGCCCGTAAGTATCATCAACAGATCATCGTGGCGCGCATGATTGACAGTTCAAAAAAGAAAGAAGCCGCCCGAACAATGGTGCGTTCCGCCGTAAAGTTGATCGACAAGCTCTCTCTTGCATCGGTGCTGGTGCCGTCACGTATCGGCGCTGCAGATGACGGCCGCGGTCTTCAGGTGCTTGCCTCTTACGCCCAGGATAAAGAAATCCAGCGCCTCTACGAGGATGAAAAGCTGATTGACTTGAACTCCGGCAAATCTCTGCTCTCCCAGTACATCAACGAGGAAGGTGTGATCACCGATGAGACGTTATTGCGACCGCTCTACCTGCCCAGCCTCAAAGCCCAGTCGCTACAAAAGCGCTATCTTACCGAGCAAATCGGCCTGACCTCCCTGTATGTCGTGCCGCGTTATGATGGCCGTACAAGACGCATTACCTGCCTGGTCAATTACTTTACCCGTGAACCCTATCGCTTCAGTGATTTTGAGCGCGGTCTGCTGGAAGCGCATGCCGAAATGGCCGAACGGGTCATCCAGGAAATCGGTGATGAACACATGGAGATCCAGGTCCTTTCGGAAATCAACGATCTGCTCCAGGAGCATTTCGAGGGGACACAGCCTTTTTTGAATCGGGTTCTGGCTAAAGCAACGGAGTTGATCGGCGCTGATACAGGTAGTATTGCGTTGGTGCAGGAGCGTGAAAGCAATGATTGGCTCATTGTTGAAGAAGAAGATGGCACACTGGTGGGGGCCAAAAGTAAGGAATGGTTGAAAAAAAATATCCCCGTGATGCCGATCGGAGGGCTAGAACTTTCTCGAGCAGAGCGAAGTTTGACGGGCTATGTTGCTTCAACACGCAAGCCAATGATCGTGGATGATTCTTCTCTGGAAATGGTCAGAGACGGCTTCTACCGTCAGGTCACCCAGGATATCCGCAGCGAAATTGCCGTACCGGTAACCGTGGAAGAAAAAGTCCTGGCGGTTGTTTGTTTGAGCAGTTTGACTTCTCACTATTTCACCGATGAGCATCAACGTATTCTGCAGATCATCGTGCAGATGATCGCCCGTCACCTGGCTGGTCTGCTGCAGATAGAGCGTTTGACTTCGGAAGTCCACAGGCTGCAGTCGGATGTCACCTATCGTGACCCGAAAATCTCCTCGTATAGGCTTGGCAACGTCATTGGCAATTCAAGCAAGGCCGGGGAAATTGTCTCGACGATCGAGACCATCACCCCACCACTCTACCGGCGCATCCTCATGTGGCAGCGAGCTGATTTGCGTGAAGCGGTACTGGGGCTGCCGACTGTACTGATTACCGGGGATACCGGCAGCGGCAAGGAGTTTCTCTTCAACAACCTTTACTCCCGTCTTAACGAGATGCATCGAGCCGGCTCAGCCTCAGCCAAGGAACTGCCGGTGACCAAGACCAATATCGCTGCCTACAGCGGAGAACTGACCTACTCGGAACTCTTTGGCCACAAACGTGGCGCCTTCACCGGGGCACACGCTGATCGTTATGGCATTATTGAAGAGGCCAGCGGTGGCGTGGTGTTCCTCGATGAAATCGGTGATGCTGACCCGAAAACCCAGGTACAGTTGTTGCGTTTCCTCGATAATGGCGGCTTCGTTCGCCTCGGTGACAATCAGACCCGTTTCGCAAGGGTGTTGTTGGTCGCGGCGACCAACCAGGATCTGCCGCGGCTGATCGCAGAAGGGCGCTTCCGGGCTGATCTCTATCATCGCCTGTCGGAGTTGACTATCGCTGTACCATCCTTGAATCAGCGCCGGGAGGATATCCCTGATCTTGCCGTTCACTTCCTTGGCCAACTCTACCGCATCTATCGTCTTGCCGATGAACCGGTCGACCGGGTGCCAACGATCAGTGCGGAGGCTCAAGGACTCCTGACCACGCATGATTACACAGGGAATATCAGGGAGTTACGCTCAATTCTCCTGCGTGCCCTGCTCTTTCGACAGGGGCCGATCATCACAGGTGAAGACCTCCGGAAAGCCCTGGCTTCAGGGCATCAGCCTGTTGTTTCAGACGATACGGAACAAGACCCCGTTCGCCGTATACAGAGAGCTCTGCAGGAGGGAGACGGAGACTTCTGGAGCCTGGTGCACCGACCGTTTATCGATAATCAGCTGACCAGGGATACTGTTTGTGCGCTGGTTGAAGCGACACGCCGTGACGGTGCGCGCAACATGCCTGACATCGCTGCCGCACTCAGGGCGTGTGAAGCGCATTCCCGGAATGGAGATGAACAGCGCAGATTCTACAAGTTCAAGAATTTTCTCTACAAAACAGTGAAGATTTAG
- a CDS encoding malic enzyme-like NAD(P)-binding protein, with the protein MEIEQGAGKIAKCLKLMLSDKPGHLASVMAAIASKNASVGDIHLLRVGRTHNTREIVVYVDSDHQFEEVAEAIANLEGIIVEDEIDLVHQVHEGGKIATKSQVRIETITDVRQIYTPGVAAICKDIERYPEHAYKYTSIPNQVAIVTNGTAILGLGDIGAVAGMPVMEGKSVLFDYLVGVSGVPILIQNRDPKVIIDTVRNIAPTFGAIKLEDIKAPECFEIEDVLDAELDIPVMHDDQHGTAVVVLAALLNATRFSGLMLKKSVVGVVGLGAAGMGISKLLLSYGVKNVIGTDLDDTACERLSAVGGVVGSLDEVMKKSHVVIATTGCPGLIKPEMVRKGSVVLALSNPNPEIVPDLALQAGASFAADGKSVNNALAFPGLFRGALNVRATRINNKMKIAAAQAIARHAEENELVPSLLHPSVHKEVTAAVERAALESGVIKHWD; encoded by the coding sequence ATGGAAATCGAACAGGGAGCGGGCAAGATCGCCAAGTGCTTGAAGCTGATGCTCAGTGATAAACCCGGGCATCTGGCGAGCGTGATGGCGGCTATTGCCTCGAAGAATGCCAGCGTTGGTGATATCCACCTATTGCGGGTCGGCAGAACGCACAACACGCGTGAGATCGTCGTCTATGTTGATTCTGATCATCAGTTTGAAGAGGTGGCTGAGGCCATCGCCAATCTGGAAGGGATCATTGTCGAGGACGAGATCGATCTGGTTCATCAGGTGCACGAAGGCGGCAAAATTGCCACTAAAAGCCAGGTTCGAATTGAGACGATTACGGATGTTCGCCAGATTTACACGCCGGGTGTGGCGGCCATCTGCAAGGATATCGAGCGTTATCCCGAGCACGCTTACAAATATACGTCGATTCCCAATCAGGTGGCTATCGTCACCAACGGTACGGCGATTCTCGGCCTTGGCGATATCGGTGCCGTTGCCGGCATGCCGGTCATGGAAGGCAAGTCCGTGCTCTTTGACTACCTGGTCGGTGTCAGCGGCGTGCCGATTCTGATCCAGAATCGCGATCCCAAAGTGATTATTGACACGGTGCGGAATATCGCTCCGACCTTCGGTGCGATCAAACTGGAAGATATTAAAGCACCGGAGTGCTTCGAGATTGAAGATGTGCTTGATGCCGAACTTGACATCCCGGTGATGCATGACGACCAGCACGGCACGGCTGTGGTCGTCCTGGCGGCTTTGCTTAACGCGACCCGGTTCTCCGGCCTGATGTTGAAGAAGTCTGTAGTCGGCGTGGTTGGTTTGGGTGCTGCTGGTATGGGGATCAGCAAACTGCTCCTTTCTTATGGAGTAAAGAATGTCATCGGGACCGATCTTGACGATACTGCTTGTGAGCGTTTGTCTGCGGTCGGTGGGGTCGTTGGTTCTCTGGATGAGGTGATGAAGAAATCCCATGTCGTGATCGCTACCACCGGTTGCCCCGGGTTGATTAAGCCGGAAATGGTCCGTAAAGGTTCAGTGGTTCTGGCCCTGTCCAATCCGAACCCTGAGATTGTCCCCGATCTTGCCTTGCAGGCGGGGGCCTCTTTCGCTGCCGATGGCAAGAGCGTCAACAACGCTCTGGCCTTCCCCGGCCTCTTCCGCGGCGCGCTGAACGTGCGGGCCACCCGCATCAACAACAAGATGAAGATTGCTGCTGCACAGGCGATTGCCCGCCATGCCGAAGAGAACGAACTGGTCCCTTCCCTGCTCCATCCCAGTGTTCATAAGGAAGTCACGGCTGCCGTGGAACGAGCGGCCCTCGAATCTGGTGTGATTAAACACTGGGATTGA